The following are from one region of the Silene latifolia isolate original U9 population chromosome 9, ASM4854445v1, whole genome shotgun sequence genome:
- the LOC141600635 gene encoding protein FAR1-RELATED SEQUENCE 5-like, whose product MAHPEAVKMFRSYYYVVQIDSTYKTNEYRLPLVEMVGVTPVGKSFVIAYALVTHESEEKYLWVLRKLKALLNDAVQPNAIVTDCEGGLLNAIPIVFPDSSHLLCLWHIYSNVETKALNITKHDNWAKHVTFNLFTAVIEAATEDKFNVVWGKLAREWAGVAAYIERQWFPHLEKWAKYRTNKITHFGNTSTSRVESAHANLKRWLNSAKLAVDSIWIRFHSLMETQHVEIRHSLELSRSRRLTGIQRLFSRLSLKISKNAICELREEFERGAKMTEDALTIDCGCVKATTFGLLCACSLHRISRNGSRVPVDVLHAFWRKLEYDGSEAMPTCDDDRLEELFDEIRNADPSMRSSMFDALYSQIHPEQEDVG is encoded by the exons ATGGCTCATCCAGAAGCCGTTAAGATGTTTCGATCATACTATTATGTGGTACAGATCGATTCCACGTACAAGACAAATGAataccgtcttccgcttgttgaGATGGTTGGAGTCACACCCGTCGGGAAGAGCTTTGTCATCGCGTATGCTCTTGTGACGCATGAGTCCGAGGAGAAATATCTGTGGGTACTACGGAAACTGAAGGCCCTGCTCAATGATGCCGTTCAACCTAATGCTATTGTTACTGATTGCGAGGGTGGTTTGTTGAACGCGATTCCCATTGTTTTTCCAGATTCGTCTCACTTGCTATGTCTTTGGCATATATATTCTAACGTGGAGACGAAAGCACTTAATATCACGAAACATGATAATTGGGCTAAGCACGTAACTTTTAACTTGTTTACTGCGGTTATCGAGGCAGCGACCGAAGATAAGTTTAATGTTGTGTGGGGCAAATTGGCAAGGGAATGGGCGGGAGTGGCGGCTTATATtgagaggcaatggttcccgcactTGGAAAAATGGGCCAAGTATAGAACGAACAAGATAACTCATTTTGGAAATACTTCTACATCCCGGGTTGAGTCGGCTCATGCGAATTTGAAGAGATGGCTTAATAGCGCGAAACTGGCAGTTGATAGCATCTGGATTCGGTTTCATTCTTTGATGGAAACGCAACATGTTGAGATCCGACACTCGTTGGAGTTATCTAGATCGAGGCGGTTGACGGGGATTCAGCGATTATTTTCCAGACTTTCTTTAAAAATATCAAAGAATGCCATCTGTGAATTGCGTGAAGAATTCGAAAGAGGTGCCAAGATGACGGAAGATGCCTTGACGATCGATTGCGGTTGTGTAAAGGCTACTACATTTGGTTTGTTATGTGCTTGTTCACTTCATCGCATTTCTAGAAACGGATCTCGGGTCCCTGTTGATGTGTTACATGCATTTTGGAGGAAGTTGGAGTACGATGGTTCGGAGGCAATGCCGACTTGTGACGATGATCGATTGGAAGAGTTATTCGATGAAATTCGGAATGCAGATCCGAGTATGAGATCATCCATGTTCGATGCCCTTTACTCTCAGATACATCCGGAACAGGAGGAT gttgggtag